In Spirosoma aureum, a single genomic region encodes these proteins:
- the tig gene encoding trigger factor has translation MDITLEKASDTNASLKIVLTPADYKPEVDKKLKDYGRKVQLKGFRPGHVPASLVQKMYGKSILVDEINSMLSKTVSQYIRENKLQVVGDPVPNRDEADAIDWDNQSDFAFSYTLGLASEFDIDFSDLPSVTQYEIQAGESEINSTIADLQQRFHTHAHGEEVGDGDTIYGELKQVNGEFTAKTAFPMNQMAEEAKGQFVGKKKGDVVTFVLENAFPDEKTRATATGASKEEVGELTGEFTFEVDDITRHEPAELNQEFFDKVLGAGAVENEEQFRVKVAEIIRGNYSRESTQLLRLDIEKNLLDNTPILLPDEFLKNWLLEVNEGKFTPEQIDEQYDDFTKSVKLQLIKNKIADKADIKVEFDEVLDVTRQMVREQFGFAGGENEEMNQTIDRIARNYLLDEKNNGQNYTSTFNRVYDDKVIDYAKTQLTIVSQDVTVDEFKVLVENR, from the coding sequence GTGGATATTACCCTAGAAAAAGCCAGCGACACAAATGCTTCGCTGAAAATCGTCCTGACTCCGGCCGATTATAAACCAGAAGTAGATAAGAAACTGAAAGACTACGGTCGTAAGGTTCAATTGAAAGGGTTCCGTCCGGGTCACGTGCCAGCTTCGCTCGTCCAGAAGATGTATGGCAAAAGCATTCTTGTGGATGAAATTAACTCGATGCTGAGCAAAACAGTTAGCCAGTATATTCGCGAAAACAAACTACAGGTTGTTGGCGATCCGGTTCCAAATCGCGACGAAGCGGATGCAATCGACTGGGATAACCAATCTGATTTCGCATTCAGCTATACACTGGGTCTGGCTTCGGAGTTTGATATCGATTTCAGCGACCTACCCAGCGTTACTCAGTACGAAATACAGGCTGGTGAGTCAGAAATAAATTCGACCATCGCTGATCTGCAACAACGTTTTCATACCCACGCACATGGGGAAGAGGTTGGCGACGGTGATACCATCTACGGCGAACTGAAGCAGGTAAATGGTGAGTTTACCGCCAAAACAGCCTTCCCGATGAACCAAATGGCTGAAGAGGCCAAAGGTCAGTTTGTCGGTAAGAAAAAAGGTGACGTAGTGACGTTCGTATTAGAGAACGCCTTCCCAGACGAGAAAACTCGTGCCACAGCTACTGGAGCAAGCAAAGAAGAAGTTGGTGAACTGACCGGTGAATTCACCTTTGAGGTTGACGACATTACGCGCCATGAGCCAGCCGAATTAAATCAGGAGTTTTTTGATAAAGTGCTGGGCGCTGGAGCGGTTGAAAATGAAGAGCAGTTCCGCGTAAAAGTTGCTGAGATTATTCGGGGTAACTACAGTCGCGAATCGACTCAATTGCTGCGGTTGGATATCGAAAAGAACCTGCTTGACAATACGCCGATACTGTTGCCCGACGAGTTTCTGAAAAACTGGCTGCTGGAAGTGAACGAAGGTAAGTTTACCCCTGAGCAGATTGATGAGCAATATGACGACTTTACAAAGTCGGTAAAACTGCAACTCATCAAGAACAAAATCGCCGATAAAGCTGACATTAAAGTTGAGTTCGATGAAGTGCTTGACGTTACGCGTCAGATGGTTCGCGAGCAGTTCGGCTTTGCTGGTGGCGAGAACGAGGAGATGAATCAAACCATCGACCGTATTGCCCGGAATTACCTGCTGGATGAAAAGAACAACGGTCAGAATTATACGAGCACCTTCAATCGGGTTTATGACGATAAAGTCATTGACTATGCAAAAACGCAACTAACCATCGTGTCGCAGGATGTGACGGTTGATGAGTTTAAGGTATTGGTTGAAAATCGTTAA